The Streptomyces sp. Mut1 genome window below encodes:
- a CDS encoding PAC2 family protein, whose protein sequence is MPDPQSLYEWEPKGLAVVDMALAQESAGLVMLYHFEGYIDAGETGEQIVDGLLESLPHQVVARFDHDRLVDYRARRPLLTFKRDRWSSYATPTLDVRVVQDATGAPFLLLSGPEPDVEWERFAAAVEEIVERLGVRLAVNFHGIPMGVPHTRPVGITPHGNRTDLTPGHRSPFEEAQVPGSAEALVEFRLMEAGHDVLGVAAHVPHYVARSSYPDAALTALETITAATGLVLPTVAHALRTEAHRTQTEIDRQIDQGDEELVSLVEGLEHQYDAVAGAETRGNLVAEPADLPSADEIGLEFEKFLAEREGDV, encoded by the coding sequence GTGCCTGATCCGCAGAGTTTGTACGAATGGGAGCCGAAGGGCCTGGCTGTCGTCGACATGGCGCTCGCCCAGGAGTCGGCCGGTCTGGTCATGCTCTACCACTTCGAGGGATACATCGACGCGGGTGAGACGGGTGAGCAGATCGTCGACGGCCTGCTCGAATCGCTGCCGCACCAGGTCGTGGCCCGCTTCGACCACGACCGTCTCGTCGACTACCGCGCACGGCGCCCGCTGCTGACCTTCAAGCGCGACCGCTGGTCGTCGTACGCGACCCCGACCCTGGACGTCCGCGTGGTCCAGGACGCCACCGGGGCGCCGTTCCTGCTGCTGTCCGGGCCGGAGCCGGACGTCGAGTGGGAGAGGTTCGCCGCCGCCGTCGAGGAGATCGTGGAGCGGCTCGGTGTCCGCCTCGCGGTCAACTTCCACGGCATCCCGATGGGCGTGCCGCACACCCGCCCCGTCGGCATCACCCCGCACGGCAACCGCACCGACCTGACCCCCGGCCACCGCAGCCCCTTCGAGGAGGCGCAGGTGCCCGGCTCCGCCGAGGCGCTGGTCGAGTTCCGCCTGATGGAGGCCGGACACGATGTGCTGGGCGTCGCCGCCCATGTGCCGCACTACGTGGCCCGTTCCTCCTACCCCGACGCCGCGCTCACCGCGCTGGAGACGATCACGGCCGCGACCGGCCTGGTCCTGCCCACCGTCGCGCACGCACTGCGCACCGAGGCGCACCGCACCCAGACCGAGATCGACCGCCAGATCGACCAGGGGGACGAGGAGCTGGTCTCGCTGGTCGAGGGCCTTGAGCACCAGTACGACGCGGTCGCGGGCGCCGAGACCCGGGGCAATTTGGTCGCCGAACCGGCGGACCTGCCGTCCGCCGACGAGATCGGCCTCGAATTCGAGAAGTTCCTCGCCGAACGCGAAGGGGACGTCTGA